In Nonomuraea sp. NBC_00507, the following are encoded in one genomic region:
- a CDS encoding serine/threonine-protein kinase encodes MLGAGTTLNDRYMLAHRLGGGGMGEVWRADDTVLGRAVAVKVLIPALTENPTFAQRFQNEARAMATLTHPGVVDVYDYGIADVNGRQVSFLVMEHVPGESLDRVLRRGPLGVEATMRLVAEVGDALAAAHAQGIVHRDVKPANLMIRPDGGVALTDFGIAHSVSAGHLTATGTMLCSAGYCAPEMATASEVTPAVDVYALGVVAYECLTGRLPFQGDTPVQIIFKHLNSPVPPLPAEVPPGPRQVVERALDKAPDRRWPSAALMAEAARRALATPGTAPAPRRGRAMRAALTAAAAVVVTAAVAGAVWLRPVTPTVLDEVPPTVQGTSVTAAPTAPPSTRQQSAPPTRRAPSSKPTRVTTPAPSPSATVTPTKPTSSPTSKPTTSEPTQEPSQEPTTPGPEEPSSEPTEGKPTSDIQCIREPCP; translated from the coding sequence GTGCTAGGCGCGGGGACCACCCTCAATGACCGCTACATGCTGGCCCACCGCCTCGGCGGTGGGGGCATGGGCGAGGTGTGGCGTGCCGACGACACGGTTCTCGGGCGCGCCGTCGCCGTCAAGGTGCTCATCCCGGCCCTGACCGAAAACCCCACGTTCGCCCAGCGCTTCCAGAACGAGGCCAGGGCCATGGCCACGCTGACCCACCCCGGCGTGGTCGACGTCTACGACTACGGCATCGCTGACGTCAACGGCCGCCAGGTGAGCTTCCTGGTCATGGAGCACGTGCCGGGCGAGTCGCTCGACCGCGTGCTGCGGCGTGGCCCGCTGGGCGTGGAGGCCACCATGCGCCTGGTCGCGGAGGTCGGCGACGCGCTGGCCGCCGCGCACGCGCAGGGCATCGTGCACCGCGACGTCAAACCCGCCAACCTCATGATCAGGCCCGACGGCGGCGTGGCGCTCACCGACTTCGGCATCGCCCACTCGGTCTCGGCAGGCCACCTGACGGCCACCGGCACGATGTTGTGCTCGGCGGGCTACTGCGCGCCGGAGATGGCCACCGCCAGCGAGGTGACGCCGGCGGTGGACGTCTACGCGCTGGGCGTGGTGGCCTACGAGTGCCTGACCGGTCGCCTGCCGTTCCAGGGCGACACGCCCGTGCAGATCATCTTCAAGCATCTCAACTCTCCCGTGCCGCCCCTGCCCGCCGAGGTGCCGCCAGGGCCGCGGCAGGTGGTCGAGCGTGCGCTGGACAAGGCGCCGGACCGGCGCTGGCCCTCGGCTGCGCTGATGGCCGAGGCCGCGCGCAGGGCGCTGGCCACACCCGGCACGGCACCCGCGCCGCGCCGCGGCCGTGCCATGAGAGCGGCGCTCACCGCGGCAGCCGCCGTGGTCGTGACCGCCGCCGTGGCAGGCGCCGTCTGGCTGCGCCCGGTCACGCCCACGGTCCTCGACGAGGTGCCGCCGACCGTGCAGGGCACCTCGGTCACGGCCGCGCCCACCGCGCCGCCCTCGACCAGGCAACAGTCCGCACCGCCGACCAGGCGCGCCCCGAGCTCCAAGCCGACCAGGGTGACGACCCCGGCGCCGAGCCCTTCGGCGACGGTCACGCCGACCAAGCCGACCAGCTCGCCCACCTCCAAGCCCACCACGTCCGAGCCCACGCAGGAGCCGTCTCAGGAGCCGACCACGCCCGGGCCCGAGGAGCCGTCGTCCGAGCCCACCGAGGGCAAGCCGACGAGCGACATTCAGTGCATACGTGAGCCATGTCCGTAA
- a CDS encoding nuclease-related domain-containing protein: MDSDKQREDGHNASPIWVSDRPESEQTAAAKPSAPTSTYAPVERASVRSLLQQPRFRRLRNRLLAAVGVALVVGFLVGDWRVGVTAGVVAAILEAVYRARSNSSVPAWRRASVAERRTEAQLRKLERLGYRTLHARAIPNSEAQIDHLVVGPTGVYAVDSEKWDKRLPVRVQMGKKLFHGPFDQKARLNEAKWEASQAGELISRSFGREVSVVPSLAIYGPAVPWKIMTIRGVDVYQGDRARKWITKRERALTTMEIDRIYDIAARELPARYGED; this comes from the coding sequence GTGGACTCCGACAAACAGCGAGAAGACGGTCACAACGCGTCACCTATCTGGGTGAGCGACCGGCCAGAAAGCGAGCAGACCGCCGCCGCAAAGCCATCGGCGCCCACCTCCACCTACGCGCCCGTCGAGCGCGCGTCCGTGCGTAGCCTGCTGCAGCAACCGCGTTTCCGCCGCCTGCGCAACCGCCTGCTGGCGGCCGTCGGCGTGGCCTTGGTCGTGGGCTTCCTCGTGGGGGACTGGCGGGTCGGCGTGACCGCGGGCGTGGTCGCGGCGATCCTGGAGGCGGTTTACCGCGCGCGTTCCAACTCCTCCGTGCCCGCCTGGCGGCGCGCGTCCGTGGCGGAGCGACGCACCGAGGCACAGCTGCGCAAGCTGGAGCGCCTGGGTTACCGCACGCTGCACGCCCGGGCGATCCCGAACAGCGAGGCCCAGATCGACCACCTCGTGGTGGGCCCCACAGGCGTGTACGCGGTCGACTCCGAGAAGTGGGACAAACGCCTTCCCGTACGCGTGCAGATGGGCAAGAAGCTCTTCCACGGCCCCTTCGACCAGAAGGCCAGGCTCAACGAGGCCAAGTGGGAGGCGTCGCAGGCAGGCGAGCTGATCAGCAGGTCGTTCGGCCGCGAGGTGTCGGTCGTGCCCTCGCTCGCCATCTACGGCCCTGCCGTGCCCTGGAAGATCATGACGATCCGCGGCGTGGACGTCTACCAGGGTGACCGTGCCCGCAAATGGATCACCAAGCGGGAGCGGGCGCTGACCACCATGGAGATCGACCGGATCTACGACATCGCCGCCAGGGAGCTTCCCGCCCGCTACGGTGAGGACTGA
- a CDS encoding TPM domain-containing protein, with the protein MRGLTTAQADDIRKALRAAEQRSGLRFGLFLGEPVGGRRHFAERLHAALGEEADDAVVILVDVKGRGLEIVTGERARRRLSDNACRLTAMSMATAFSVGDVIGGILYGIASLGEASTSRRP; encoded by the coding sequence ATGCGAGGACTGACCACCGCTCAGGCGGACGACATCAGGAAGGCCCTGCGGGCTGCCGAGCAGCGCAGCGGGCTCCGGTTCGGGCTGTTCCTCGGGGAGCCGGTCGGCGGGCGGCGGCACTTCGCCGAGCGCCTGCACGCCGCCCTCGGCGAGGAAGCGGACGACGCCGTGGTGATCCTGGTGGACGTCAAGGGGCGAGGGCTGGAGATCGTGACGGGAGAGCGCGCCAGGCGGCGGCTGAGCGACAACGCCTGCCGCCTCACCGCCATGTCCATGGCCACCGCGTTCAGCGTCGGCGACGTGATCGGTGGCATCTTGTACGGCATCGCGTCGCTCGGCGAAGCATCGACCTCTCGCCGTCCCTAA
- the ilvD gene encoding dihydroxy-acid dehydratase, whose translation MPALRSRTVTHGRNMAGARALLRATGVAGSDFGKPIIAVANSFTQFVPGHVHLREVGDVVSVAIREAGAIPREFNTIAVDDGIAMGHGGMLYSLPSRELIADAVEYMVEAHCADALICVSNCDKITPGMLLAAFRLNIPTIFVSGGPMEAGKTPGKKLDLIDPMIAAADDSVSDAELLEMEESACPTCGSCSGMFTANSMNCLAEAIGLALPGNGTILATHKARKTLFEDAGRQLVEITRRYYEDGDESVLPRSIATREAFENAMTLDVAMGGSTNTILHILAAAREAQVDFGLKEINEISLRVPCLCKVAPATNKYHVEDVHRAGGIPAILGELDRAGLLHRDVPTVNGGTLADMLAAWDVKSPSAKPEAVELWHAAPGNVRTVKAYSQDNRWDDLDLDRAAGCIRDLEHAYTADGGLAVLYGNISRDGAVVKTAGVDESIWTFSGPAVVFESQEQAVEGILGGRVKAGDVVVIRYEGPKGGPGMQEMLYPTSFLKGKGLGKVCALITDGRFSGGTSGLSIGHASPEAAEGGAIALVEDGDIIDIDIPNRAMELRVPEAELAARRERLLADLGGYRPRDRNRPVSVALQAYAAMTTSASTGASRDLSQLSK comes from the coding sequence ATGCCCGCCCTCAGGTCACGTACAGTCACCCACGGCAGGAACATGGCCGGTGCCCGGGCCCTGCTCCGGGCGACCGGCGTAGCCGGGAGCGACTTCGGCAAGCCCATTATCGCGGTGGCCAACAGCTTCACCCAGTTCGTGCCGGGTCACGTGCATCTCAGGGAAGTCGGCGACGTCGTCTCGGTGGCCATCAGGGAGGCGGGAGCGATCCCGCGCGAGTTCAACACGATCGCCGTGGACGATGGCATCGCGATGGGCCACGGCGGCATGCTCTACTCGCTGCCGTCGCGCGAGCTGATCGCCGACGCCGTGGAATACATGGTCGAGGCGCACTGCGCGGACGCGTTGATCTGCGTCTCCAACTGCGACAAGATCACGCCGGGCATGCTGCTGGCGGCGTTCAGGCTGAACATTCCGACGATCTTCGTCTCCGGCGGCCCCATGGAGGCCGGCAAGACCCCGGGCAAGAAGCTCGACCTGATCGACCCGATGATCGCCGCCGCCGACGACTCCGTCTCCGACGCCGAGCTGCTGGAGATGGAGGAGAGTGCCTGCCCCACGTGCGGGTCCTGCTCCGGCATGTTCACCGCCAACTCCATGAACTGCCTGGCCGAGGCCATCGGGCTGGCGCTGCCCGGCAACGGCACGATCCTGGCGACGCACAAGGCGCGCAAGACGCTCTTCGAGGACGCCGGCCGGCAGCTCGTGGAGATCACCCGCCGCTACTACGAGGACGGCGACGAGTCGGTGCTGCCGCGCTCGATCGCCACCCGCGAGGCGTTCGAGAACGCCATGACCCTCGACGTCGCCATGGGCGGCTCGACCAACACGATCCTGCACATCCTGGCCGCGGCCCGCGAGGCGCAGGTGGACTTCGGGCTCAAGGAGATCAACGAGATCTCGCTGCGCGTGCCCTGCCTGTGCAAGGTCGCCCCGGCCACGAACAAATACCACGTCGAGGACGTCCACCGCGCCGGCGGCATCCCGGCCATCCTGGGCGAGCTCGACCGGGCCGGCCTGCTGCACCGCGACGTGCCCACCGTGAACGGCGGCACGCTCGCCGACATGCTGGCCGCCTGGGACGTGAAGTCGCCGTCGGCGAAGCCCGAGGCCGTGGAGCTGTGGCACGCGGCGCCCGGCAACGTGCGCACCGTCAAGGCATACTCGCAGGACAACCGCTGGGACGACCTCGACCTCGACCGGGCGGCAGGCTGCATCCGCGACCTCGAGCACGCCTACACCGCGGATGGCGGGCTGGCCGTGCTCTACGGCAACATCTCGCGGGACGGCGCGGTGGTGAAGACGGCCGGCGTCGACGAGTCGATCTGGACGTTCAGCGGGCCGGCCGTGGTGTTCGAGTCGCAGGAGCAGGCGGTCGAGGGCATCCTGGGCGGCCGGGTCAAGGCGGGCGACGTGGTGGTCATCCGCTACGAGGGCCCCAAGGGCGGGCCCGGCATGCAGGAGATGCTCTACCCAACCTCGTTCCTGAAGGGCAAGGGCCTGGGCAAGGTCTGCGCGCTGATCACCGACGGCCGCTTCTCCGGCGGCACGTCGGGGCTGTCGATCGGTCACGCCTCACCCGAGGCGGCCGAGGGCGGCGCGATCGCGCTGGTCGAGGATGGCGACATCATCGACATCGACATCCCCAACCGGGCGATGGAGCTGCGCGTCCCGGAGGCCGAGCTGGCGGCCCGGCGCGAGCGGTTGCTGGCCGACCTGGGCGGATACCGGCCGCGGGACCGCAACCGGCCGGTGAGCGTGGCGCTGCAGGCGTACGCGGCGATGACGACGTCCGCCTCGACGGGCGCCTCCCGCGACCTGTCGCAGCTGTCGAAGTAA